From Synoicihabitans lomoniglobus, the proteins below share one genomic window:
- a CDS encoding RNA polymerase sigma factor — protein MNTLALDTPLLKSNRRRKQDDATLVARFQRGDEDAFAQIVEAYRTRIHGYVRGMLRDSTDAEEVTQDTFVRAYRGLERFRGDSSLSTWLHRIATNLARNRYWYFFRRRRQDTVSLDFVADPTNDRPVMDSIACESPDPSQQSTNEEFMQSIRDCMDQIEPRYREALTLRVGKDLPYAEIAEITGVPVGTVKSRIARARRELRDLLVATVPELAEGVSINGFLAAELN, from the coding sequence ATGAACACACTCGCCCTCGATACTCCGCTTCTCAAATCCAACCGCCGCCGCAAGCAAGACGATGCCACGCTGGTGGCTCGCTTCCAACGCGGTGACGAAGATGCCTTCGCCCAGATCGTCGAAGCCTACCGCACCCGCATCCACGGCTATGTGCGCGGCATGCTCCGCGACAGCACCGACGCCGAGGAGGTCACCCAGGACACATTCGTGCGCGCTTACCGCGGCCTCGAACGTTTCCGCGGCGATTCCTCGCTCTCCACCTGGTTGCACCGCATCGCGACGAACCTCGCCCGCAATCGCTACTGGTATTTCTTCCGCCGCCGTCGCCAGGACACCGTGTCGCTCGATTTCGTGGCCGATCCCACCAATGACCGCCCGGTCATGGATTCGATCGCTTGCGAGTCGCCCGATCCGTCCCAGCAATCGACCAACGAGGAGTTCATGCAGTCCATCCGCGACTGCATGGATCAGATCGAGCCCCGCTACCGTGAGGCCCTCACGCTGCGGGTCGGCAAGGACCTGCCTTACGCGGAAATCGCCGAAATCACCGGCGTGCCGGTCGGCACCGTAAAGAGTCGTATCGCCCGCGCTCGCCGCGAGCTGCGTGACCTGTTGGTCGCCACCGTGCCGGAACTCGCCGAAGGCGTGTCCATCAACGGCTTTCTCGCCGCCGAATTGAACTGA
- a CDS encoding PA2169 family four-helix-bundle protein: MTTITDDTIDTLNHLIELCRDSAACFATAAKEVTYPELAPVFRTLALQRQGFVEKLTACVHQLGGEPEGRGTWTGTARLGWMQLREALAVRNARALLLECERTEERVVAGYRDALAKLVDPACVAVVRHQSFGAHGGYDSIRGLRECVAYRGL; encoded by the coding sequence ATGACCACCATCACGGATGATACGATTGATACACTGAATCACTTGATTGAGCTCTGCCGCGACAGCGCCGCCTGCTTTGCCACGGCGGCGAAGGAAGTGACCTATCCGGAGCTCGCGCCGGTTTTCCGCACACTGGCGCTTCAGCGGCAAGGATTCGTCGAAAAGCTCACCGCCTGTGTGCATCAATTGGGCGGAGAACCCGAAGGCCGGGGCACCTGGACGGGCACGGCGCGGCTGGGTTGGATGCAATTGCGGGAGGCGTTGGCGGTGCGCAACGCGCGGGCGCTGCTGCTCGAGTGCGAACGCACGGAGGAGCGAGTCGTCGCTGGTTATCGGGATGCGCTCGCCAAGTTGGTCGACCCGGCGTGTGTGGCGGTGGTGCGCCACCAGTCCTTCGGCGCGCACGGCGGATACGATTCGATCCGCGGGTTGCGCGAGTGTGTCGCCTATCGCGGGCTGTGA
- a CDS encoding PA2169 family four-helix-bundle protein, whose protein sequence is MNTTTEETIHVLNNLIEVCCDGADGFGHAAEEVELPELQAVFRRLSEQCRDFAAALRTSVNQLGEKAEDSGSIAAKAHRGWMKLREVVTTKDNHAILAECERGEDHAVAAYRDALSATLDPTAAALVQRQYAEVQQSHDKVRDLRDSEVYQNV, encoded by the coding sequence ATGAATACCACCACTGAAGAAACCATCCACGTCCTCAACAACCTCATCGAAGTCTGCTGCGATGGAGCCGACGGCTTCGGCCACGCGGCGGAAGAGGTCGAACTGCCGGAACTGCAGGCCGTCTTTCGTCGCCTGAGCGAGCAGTGTCGCGATTTCGCGGCGGCTTTGCGCACCAGCGTGAACCAGCTCGGCGAGAAGGCCGAGGATTCCGGCTCGATCGCCGCCAAGGCCCACCGTGGCTGGATGAAGCTGCGCGAGGTGGTGACGACCAAGGATAACCACGCGATTCTCGCCGAGTGCGAGCGCGGCGAAGACCACGCGGTGGCGGCCTACCGGGACGCCCTCTCGGCCACGCTCGATCCGACCGCGGCCGCTCTCGTGCAGCGTCAGTATGCCGAGGTGCAGCAGAGCCACGACAAGGTGCGCGACCTGCGTGATTCCGAGGTCTACCAAAACGTCTGA
- a CDS encoding NAD(P)/FAD-dependent oxidoreductase, with protein sequence MDLISGTPFWPLRDGLLATYSPLPGDRTADVAVIGAGITGALAADRLARAGHDVVVLDRREAARGSTAASTALLQYEIDTPLADLAERHGWEEAAAAYQDCRDAVQALRELAGEVGRETDFKDKASLLLASNQDHVPRLRREFEARQRAGFRVHWLEEGDLRERSSLPHPAGLLTSRRDAAQVDAHALAHGLLRRAQAAGAGVHDRTAVTSWRRTGGRIVLHTDREAVVRAKCVVVATGFEAGPFLPRQVMELNSTYAMVTEPLPERPGLPTGEPLIWETRQPYCYMRTTADGRLLAGGYDDPFRDPAERDRRVPEKTRLLERKLRRWFPEIPRIEADWTWAGTFAETKDGLPYIGEHVSRSGFWFALGYGGNGITYSQIAARLLDQRLRGEPDEADERRYRFKRK encoded by the coding sequence ATGGATCTCATATCCGGCACCCCTTTCTGGCCGTTGCGCGACGGCCTGCTCGCCACCTATTCACCCCTGCCGGGCGATCGCACCGCCGACGTGGCGGTGATCGGCGCCGGCATCACCGGGGCGCTGGCGGCGGACCGCCTGGCCCGGGCTGGTCACGACGTGGTGGTATTGGACCGCCGGGAGGCGGCTCGCGGCAGCACCGCGGCGAGCACGGCCTTGTTGCAATACGAGATCGACACGCCGTTGGCCGATCTGGCCGAGCGCCATGGTTGGGAGGAGGCGGCGGCGGCGTATCAGGATTGTCGTGACGCCGTGCAGGCGTTGCGGGAGTTGGCGGGAGAAGTCGGGCGGGAGACCGATTTTAAAGACAAGGCCAGCCTGTTGCTCGCGAGCAATCAGGATCACGTGCCGCGGCTGCGCCGGGAGTTTGAGGCGCGGCAGCGAGCCGGATTTCGTGTGCATTGGCTGGAGGAGGGCGACCTGCGGGAACGTTCGTCCCTGCCACATCCGGCGGGGTTGCTGACCTCGCGGCGGGACGCGGCGCAGGTCGACGCGCACGCGTTGGCCCACGGCCTGTTGCGGCGGGCGCAGGCGGCGGGCGCGGGCGTGCACGATCGCACGGCGGTGACGAGTTGGCGCAGGACGGGCGGACGCATCGTGTTGCACACCGACCGCGAGGCGGTGGTGCGGGCCAAGTGCGTGGTGGTGGCGACGGGCTTCGAGGCCGGTCCCTTTCTGCCACGCCAAGTGATGGAACTGAATTCGACCTACGCCATGGTCACCGAGCCACTGCCGGAGCGACCGGGGTTGCCCACGGGTGAACCGTTGATCTGGGAGACGCGTCAGCCTTACTGCTACATGCGCACGACCGCGGACGGTCGGCTGTTGGCGGGCGGCTATGATGATCCGTTTCGCGATCCGGCGGAGCGGGATCGGCGGGTGCCGGAGAAGACCCGGTTGTTGGAGCGCAAGCTGCGACGCTGGTTTCCGGAGATCCCGCGCATCGAGGCCGATTGGACGTGGGCGGGAACGTTTGCGGAGACCAAGGACGGACTGCCCTACATCGGCGAACACGTGTCGCGGTCGGGTTTTTGGTTTGCGCTCGGTTACGGTGGCAACGGCATCACCTACAGCCAGATTGCCGCCCGCCTGCTCGACCAGCGTCTCCGCGGCGAACCGGATGAAGCCGATGAACGGCGTTACCGGTTTAAGCGGAAGTGA
- a CDS encoding sensor histidine kinase: MPAAALDSFRFQIVGPPATTAPVVAWLEQAGVSTDQRLVVETPAELPAPLPSDEHLATLATDPGDVTTLLEHHLLVGGWDLSTETPTAVHFHLSGSTPPPAAAEILRLAHLNRRHHGELRTISHRLTHDYMSPLGAVITTAATLRDPSITLEPEDRELVEAIATSGEELKQLLLRIRYVLQASLKPPAFTVVDMTDVFWQLRDLLQSRVIRAQAHVEWPDDGGHVRGVTAWILQMFEELLINAFRHNPPGVEISVEVEAHTDVIRFAIVDNGRGPATDAAALIVPFHRRTSSDHHGWGLTIVQRLAELQHGTLGSLPPTEGRHGFYLELPRAAPLTSA, translated from the coding sequence ATGCCCGCCGCCGCCCTTGACTCCTTTCGCTTCCAAATCGTCGGCCCGCCTGCGACGACCGCTCCAGTCGTCGCCTGGCTGGAGCAGGCAGGCGTATCCACCGATCAACGACTCGTCGTCGAGACCCCCGCCGAGCTGCCTGCGCCGCTGCCCTCGGACGAACATCTCGCCACGCTCGCCACCGACCCCGGCGACGTGACCACTTTGCTGGAGCACCACCTGCTGGTGGGGGGATGGGATCTGTCGACGGAAACACCCACCGCCGTGCATTTCCACCTGTCCGGGTCGACTCCCCCTCCGGCGGCCGCCGAGATCCTCCGCCTCGCCCATCTGAATCGGCGGCACCACGGCGAGCTCCGCACCATCAGTCATCGCCTCACGCACGACTACATGAGCCCGTTGGGCGCCGTCATCACCACCGCCGCCACCCTGCGGGATCCCAGCATTACACTCGAACCGGAGGACCGTGAACTCGTGGAGGCGATCGCCACGTCCGGCGAGGAGCTCAAGCAATTGTTGCTACGCATCCGCTACGTGCTTCAGGCCAGTCTTAAACCGCCCGCCTTCACCGTCGTCGACATGACCGATGTCTTCTGGCAACTGCGCGACTTGCTGCAATCCCGGGTCATCCGCGCTCAGGCCCATGTCGAGTGGCCCGACGACGGCGGCCATGTCCGCGGCGTCACCGCCTGGATTCTCCAAATGTTTGAGGAGCTCCTGATCAACGCGTTTCGACACAACCCGCCCGGCGTCGAAATCAGTGTCGAAGTCGAAGCCCACACCGACGTCATCCGCTTCGCGATCGTGGATAATGGTCGCGGTCCCGCCACCGATGCCGCCGCACTCATCGTGCCGTTTCACCGGCGCACCAGCAGCGACCACCACGGCTGGGGGCTGACCATTGTGCAACGTCTGGCCGAACTCCAACACGGCACCCTGGGCTCCCTGCCGCCGACCGAGGGCCGCCACGGGTTTTATTTGGAACTACCGCGCGCCGCGCCGCTCACTTCCGCTTAA
- a CDS encoding hybrid sensor histidine kinase/response regulator, whose product MPLSPIPLPHPLRVLIVDDVPEDCVEIRRLLSRGQENDWDITTVNAAESAIDVIARQLPHCLLMDLDLVRMSGKQLLDHVIETYGPHACGMVMLTASDSTSIAVELLKSGAHDYLQKGKVTAVQLRKAVRNAVEKATIRREISASRAELQNKNTALSEAVADLTRESNQRERAEDALRKSERRFRNLADNISQLAWMTDETGYIFWYNKRWFDYTGTTLDEMRGWGWRKVHHPDHEERVVRKISECFESGSSWEDTFPLRARNGSYRWFLSRAVPIHDNAGKVQGWFGTNTDITHQLEIEDALKSARDQALAASRAKDDFLAALSHELRTPLNPVLLTASERARDPNLPAEIRHDFGSIRKNISLEARLIDDLLDLTRITRGKLTLRQAPLELLEVLDDALAIVQAEFAEKKLQWNVTRPDAPIPLHGDAVRLRQVFWNVLKNAAKFSPEKGEIVIDLSFDAAAVPADARATLTVSDSGIGLSSEELSRIFDAFSQGDHSTKSSHRFGGLGLGLAISRSLVELHHGTIQACSEGPCRGATFVITLPTAARPGDETYVAPTAAPRSRATTRSPHPGTTARRVLLVEDHAPTRTTMTRLLRQRGFEVSTAATRAEALDVRRHGHIDALLSDIGLPDGDGCTLLNELRQHWPRLEGIALSGYGMEEDLKRSQRHGFVLHLTKPLEIDQLDQALAQLAEHLGAPPNSTT is encoded by the coding sequence ATGCCTCTCTCGCCCATTCCTCTGCCGCATCCACTGCGCGTGCTCATCGTCGACGATGTGCCGGAGGACTGTGTCGAGATCCGCCGACTGCTTTCGCGCGGCCAGGAAAACGACTGGGATATCACCACGGTCAACGCAGCCGAATCCGCCATCGACGTAATAGCCCGGCAGCTGCCCCACTGCTTGCTCATGGACCTCGATCTCGTGCGCATGAGCGGCAAACAGCTGCTCGACCACGTCATCGAAACCTACGGCCCCCACGCCTGCGGCATGGTCATGCTCACCGCCTCCGACAGCACCAGCATTGCGGTCGAGCTCTTGAAGTCCGGCGCTCACGACTACCTGCAAAAAGGCAAAGTCACCGCCGTCCAACTGCGCAAAGCCGTGCGCAACGCCGTCGAAAAGGCGACCATCCGTCGCGAGATCTCCGCCAGTCGCGCCGAACTTCAAAACAAAAACACCGCCCTCAGCGAGGCCGTCGCCGATCTCACCCGCGAGTCCAACCAACGCGAACGCGCCGAGGACGCCCTCCGCAAAAGCGAACGCCGCTTTCGCAACCTCGCCGACAACATTTCCCAACTCGCCTGGATGACCGACGAGACCGGCTACATTTTCTGGTATAACAAACGCTGGTTCGACTACACCGGCACCACGCTCGACGAGATGCGCGGTTGGGGTTGGCGCAAGGTGCATCACCCCGACCACGAGGAACGCGTCGTGCGCAAGATCTCCGAGTGCTTCGAAAGCGGATCCTCCTGGGAGGACACCTTTCCGCTGCGCGCCCGCAACGGCTCCTATCGCTGGTTTCTCTCCCGCGCCGTGCCCATCCACGACAACGCCGGCAAGGTCCAGGGCTGGTTTGGCACCAACACCGACATCACGCATCAACTCGAAATTGAGGACGCCCTCAAATCCGCCCGCGACCAGGCGCTCGCCGCCTCCCGCGCCAAGGACGACTTTCTCGCCGCGCTGTCTCATGAGCTGCGCACCCCGCTCAATCCCGTGCTGCTCACCGCCAGCGAACGGGCCCGCGATCCGAACCTGCCCGCCGAAATCCGCCACGACTTCGGATCGATCCGTAAAAACATCTCCCTCGAAGCCCGACTCATCGACGACTTGCTCGACCTCACCCGCATCACCCGCGGCAAGCTCACCCTGCGACAAGCGCCGCTTGAACTGCTGGAGGTCCTCGACGACGCCCTCGCCATCGTGCAGGCCGAGTTCGCCGAGAAAAAACTGCAATGGAATGTCACGCGTCCCGACGCCCCGATTCCGCTGCACGGTGACGCCGTCCGCCTGCGCCAAGTCTTTTGGAACGTGCTCAAAAACGCCGCCAAATTCAGCCCCGAAAAAGGTGAAATCGTCATCGACCTCAGCTTCGATGCCGCTGCCGTCCCCGCCGACGCCCGGGCCACCCTCACGGTGTCCGATTCCGGCATCGGTCTCTCTTCGGAGGAACTGAGCCGCATCTTCGACGCCTTCTCCCAAGGCGACCACAGCACCAAAAGCTCCCACCGCTTCGGCGGCCTCGGCCTCGGTCTCGCCATTTCGCGCAGTCTGGTGGAGCTCCATCACGGCACCATTCAGGCCTGCAGCGAGGGCCCCTGCCGCGGTGCCACGTTTGTGATCACCCTGCCGACCGCCGCCCGCCCCGGCGATGAGACCTACGTCGCGCCGACCGCCGCGCCACGGTCGCGCGCCACCACGCGCTCGCCCCATCCCGGCACCACCGCCCGCCGGGTCCTGCTGGTCGAGGATCACGCTCCCACCCGCACCACCATGACGCGCCTGCTGCGGCAACGCGGCTTCGAGGTGTCCACCGCCGCGACCCGGGCCGAAGCGCTGGATGTGCGCCGCCACGGCCACATCGACGCCCTGCTTTCCGACATCGGACTGCCCGACGGCGACGGCTGCACCCTCCTCAACGAACTCCGCCAACACTGGCCGCGCCTGGAGGGCATCGCTCTCAGCGGCTACGGCATGGAAGAGGACCTCAAACGTTCCCAACGCCACGGCTTCGTTCTCCACCTCACCAAGCCCCTCGAAATCGACCAACTCGATCAAGCCCTCGCTCAACTGGCCGAGCATCTCGGCGCCCCTCCCAACTCGACTACCTGA
- a CDS encoding ATP-binding protein, whose protein sequence is MSPPDSTGPIDLSNCDREPIHIPGSIQSHAVLFALREPDWLVEQVSSNVSVVLPEAPVVLGQKLDALLPAEVLAAWREESAREPINQNPLYLPPLPAPDGGPPFEALLHRHNTVLILELERWKDGEALKNAPSLGRFQRTLKLLSEAKSLTDFCQHAATSVREFIGFDRVMVYRFADDDSGHVIAESRRDDLESYLGLHYPASDIPKQARDLFRRSPVRLNPDIYYQPVPLDPPLHPRTDKPLDMSHCVTRSMSPIHVEYLKNMGVGASMSLSIVVEGRLWGLFACHHYRPRYVTHGARIACEFLAQTLSLQTAEKERLDQAHYASSLQTAREQLTGLFEESNDLPTTLQEAAPILGELHAGASALLLADAVHPIGAAPSETAIRQLGAWLSEHQPTSVNATTSLTTWVPEIADAFAPYSGVLAARLCRNPPAYLFWFRVPEVQIVNWAGDPTKPVESGPLGDRLTPRKSFALWQEEVRDRSLPWHAVEVDAARALRHVVLEAMARHTERLIRLQVELENRNQDLESFAYIASHDLKEPLRGLRNYARYLHEDHDAELSPEARQKLQTVQRLGLRMEQLIDALLHYSRVGRTEPRREDVDLNEILAQSRELITARLEERPTDIHVPRPLPHVTGDPVLLTEVFANLISNAVKYNDKSQPRIEIGWIAPPDGPLRFRVQDNGIGIDPANQHAVFRIFKRLHGRDEFGGGVGIGLTIVHSIITRLGGHIWLDSIPGKGTTFHFTLAPADPGGIGSPAPSADAPSA, encoded by the coding sequence ATGAGCCCTCCCGATTCCACCGGTCCGATCGACCTGTCCAACTGCGATCGCGAGCCGATCCACATCCCGGGCTCCATCCAGTCCCACGCGGTGCTGTTCGCGCTCCGTGAACCCGATTGGTTGGTGGAACAGGTCTCGTCGAACGTCTCCGTCGTGCTGCCCGAAGCTCCCGTTGTCCTCGGGCAAAAGCTCGATGCCCTGCTCCCCGCCGAGGTGCTGGCCGCATGGCGTGAGGAATCCGCCCGCGAACCCATCAATCAAAATCCTCTTTACCTGCCGCCTCTCCCCGCGCCCGACGGCGGGCCACCTTTCGAGGCGCTCCTCCACCGCCACAATACAGTCCTCATCCTCGAGCTCGAACGTTGGAAAGATGGTGAAGCCCTGAAGAACGCCCCCTCCCTCGGCCGTTTTCAACGCACGCTCAAGTTGCTCTCCGAGGCGAAGTCACTCACCGATTTCTGCCAACACGCCGCCACCAGCGTGCGCGAATTCATCGGCTTCGACCGGGTCATGGTTTATCGCTTCGCCGACGACGATTCCGGTCACGTCATCGCCGAAAGTCGCCGCGACGATCTCGAGAGCTACCTCGGTCTGCACTACCCCGCGTCGGACATTCCCAAACAGGCCCGCGACCTCTTCCGTCGCTCGCCCGTGCGTCTCAACCCCGACATTTATTACCAGCCGGTCCCGCTCGATCCACCGCTCCATCCGCGCACCGACAAGCCCCTCGACATGAGCCACTGCGTGACGCGCTCCATGTCCCCCATCCACGTCGAGTATCTTAAAAACATGGGCGTCGGCGCTTCCATGTCGTTGTCCATCGTCGTCGAAGGCCGCCTCTGGGGACTCTTCGCGTGCCATCACTACCGGCCGCGCTACGTCACCCACGGTGCGCGCATCGCCTGCGAGTTTCTCGCCCAGACCCTCTCGCTCCAAACCGCCGAAAAGGAACGTCTGGACCAGGCGCACTACGCGTCGTCCCTGCAAACCGCCCGTGAGCAACTCACCGGCCTGTTCGAAGAATCCAACGACTTGCCAACCACTCTGCAGGAAGCGGCACCCATACTCGGCGAACTGCACGCCGGTGCCTCGGCACTACTGCTCGCCGATGCCGTCCACCCCATCGGAGCCGCCCCCTCCGAAACCGCCATCCGCCAACTCGGGGCCTGGCTCAGCGAACACCAGCCGACGAGCGTCAACGCCACCACCAGCCTGACCACCTGGGTGCCCGAAATCGCCGACGCCTTCGCGCCCTACAGCGGGGTGCTCGCCGCCCGACTCTGCCGCAACCCACCCGCCTATTTGTTTTGGTTTCGGGTGCCCGAGGTGCAGATCGTCAACTGGGCCGGCGATCCCACCAAACCCGTCGAATCCGGCCCGCTCGGCGATCGACTGACCCCGCGCAAATCCTTCGCGCTGTGGCAGGAAGAGGTCCGCGACCGCTCCTTGCCATGGCACGCCGTCGAAGTCGACGCCGCCCGCGCCCTCCGCCATGTCGTCCTCGAAGCCATGGCCCGCCACACCGAGCGCCTCATCCGCCTGCAAGTCGAGTTGGAGAATCGCAATCAGGACCTCGAGTCCTTCGCTTACATTGCGTCCCACGATCTCAAGGAACCCTTGCGCGGACTACGCAACTACGCGCGCTATCTCCACGAGGATCACGACGCCGAACTGAGTCCCGAGGCCCGCCAAAAACTTCAAACCGTGCAACGGCTCGGCCTGCGCATGGAGCAACTCATCGACGCCCTGCTTCACTACTCGCGCGTCGGCCGCACGGAACCCCGCCGCGAGGACGTCGACCTCAATGAGATTCTCGCTCAAAGCCGCGAGCTGATCACCGCCCGGCTCGAAGAACGCCCCACCGACATTCACGTGCCTCGGCCCCTCCCCCATGTGACCGGCGATCCGGTGCTGCTCACCGAAGTTTTCGCCAACCTCATCAGCAACGCGGTTAAATATAACGACAAATCGCAGCCCCGCATTGAGATCGGTTGGATCGCCCCGCCCGACGGCCCGCTTCGCTTCCGCGTGCAGGACAACGGCATCGGCATCGATCCCGCCAATCAGCACGCCGTCTTCCGTATCTTCAAACGACTCCACGGCCGCGATGAGTTCGGCGGTGGGGTCGGCATCGGCCTCACCATCGTGCACTCGATCATCACGCGCCTCGGTGGCCACATCTGGCTCGATTCCATTCCCGGCAAAGGCACCACGTTCCACTTCACCCTCGCCCCCGCCGACCCTGGCGGAATCGGCTCCCCGGCGCCCTCCGCCGACGCCCCTTCGGCCTGA
- a CDS encoding biliverdin-producing heme oxygenase, producing MIDILRESTSQLHQSLESQLGGFTSVNTVARYRALLRCYRALFGDLRTEWQRHPIALDWSPNLDQRIADLDTDLSQLPSVPAHPTGDEAFSLPRLDAVGLRAGCLYVVEGSALGGLMLARDFATRIPELTDDSLHFFQGAGPAATSRRWRAFMAWLASREWTTPETTAATNCATATFAYFSARLSPAMPNESACA from the coding sequence TTGATCGACATCCTCCGAGAGTCCACCTCCCAGCTGCACCAGTCCTTGGAAAGCCAGCTCGGCGGCTTCACTTCTGTAAACACCGTGGCCCGTTACCGCGCCCTGTTGCGATGCTACCGGGCGCTCTTCGGTGATCTCCGCACCGAGTGGCAACGCCACCCCATCGCACTGGACTGGTCGCCCAATCTCGATCAACGCATCGCCGATTTGGACACCGATCTCAGCCAACTCCCCTCCGTCCCGGCCCATCCCACGGGCGACGAGGCATTCTCGCTCCCCCGGCTCGATGCGGTCGGGCTCCGCGCCGGTTGTCTCTACGTGGTCGAAGGCTCGGCGCTCGGCGGTCTCATGCTCGCCCGCGACTTTGCCACCCGCATCCCGGAGCTCACCGACGACTCGCTGCACTTTTTCCAGGGCGCCGGCCCCGCCGCCACCTCTCGCCGCTGGCGTGCGTTCATGGCCTGGCTCGCATCCCGTGAGTGGACCACTCCGGAAACCACTGCCGCCACCAACTGCGCCACCGCCACTTTCGCCTACTTTTCCGCCCGGCTGTCCCCCGCGATGCCGAACGAATCCGCCTGCGCATGA
- a CDS encoding phospholipase D-like domain-containing protein, protein MNTLFIALGFIAAVGFGWMVARARDHKHLDHRIEDMPAVADPQFLRVMAAVMRAPFCTGNRVQRLRNGDEIFPAMIAAIESARDTICFETYVYWSGDIAQRVAAALRDRARAGVQVNILLDWVGSIPMDDELVGGLRDAGCEVRRFHRPNWRHPSRLNHRTHRKLLIVDGRVGFTGGVGISDNWTGDAGNPDHWRDTHFQVSGPVVGQLQSAFMVNWIRTTGKVESDAKYFPPLPPIEDNTIPAHCFVSSPDEGSENARLAFLLVIGAARRRIRLTTPYFTPDRFTRESLAAAARRGVEVTVLVTGPETDSRLSRLASRALWKTLLEAGVHIHEFQPTMLHAKVLLVDDAWVSIGSANVDDRSFRLNDESNLQTLDPKLADELENDFQADLDRSERIDLTAWRHRPWRERLLGQLATVVRSQI, encoded by the coding sequence ATGAATACCCTATTCATTGCCCTGGGGTTCATTGCCGCCGTCGGCTTCGGGTGGATGGTGGCCCGGGCCCGCGATCACAAACACCTCGATCACCGCATCGAGGACATGCCGGCCGTCGCCGATCCGCAGTTTCTTCGGGTCATGGCCGCCGTGATGCGGGCGCCCTTCTGCACGGGCAATCGCGTGCAGCGCCTGCGCAATGGCGACGAGATTTTTCCCGCCATGATCGCCGCGATCGAGAGCGCCCGCGACACGATCTGCTTCGAAACCTATGTCTACTGGTCGGGCGACATCGCCCAACGCGTGGCCGCCGCCCTCCGGGATCGCGCCCGCGCAGGCGTGCAGGTGAACATCCTGCTCGATTGGGTCGGCTCCATCCCCATGGACGACGAGTTGGTCGGCGGACTCCGCGACGCCGGCTGCGAGGTGCGCCGGTTTCATCGCCCCAACTGGCGCCACCCGTCCCGCCTCAACCACCGCACGCACCGCAAACTCCTGATCGTCGACGGCCGCGTCGGATTCACGGGCGGCGTCGGCATCAGTGACAATTGGACCGGAGATGCCGGGAACCCCGACCATTGGCGCGACACCCATTTCCAAGTCTCCGGCCCCGTGGTAGGGCAGCTCCAATCCGCCTTCATGGTAAATTGGATTCGGACCACCGGCAAAGTGGAGAGCGATGCCAAGTATTTCCCGCCCCTGCCGCCGATCGAAGACAACACCATCCCGGCACACTGCTTCGTCAGTTCACCCGACGAGGGCAGCGAAAACGCCCGGCTCGCCTTCCTGCTCGTCATCGGGGCCGCCCGTCGTCGCATCCGCCTCACCACCCCCTACTTCACGCCTGATCGCTTCACGCGCGAATCCCTCGCCGCCGCCGCCCGTCGCGGGGTGGAGGTCACGGTGCTCGTGACCGGTCCCGAAACCGACAGCCGTCTCTCCCGTCTCGCCAGTCGGGCGCTGTGGAAGACCTTGCTCGAAGCCGGAGTGCACATCCACGAATTTCAACCCACCATGCTCCACGCCAAGGTGCTGCTGGTGGACGACGCGTGGGTCTCGATCGGCTCCGCCAACGTCGACGATCGCTCCTTCCGCCTCAACGACGAATCCAATCTCCAAACCCTCGATCCGAAGCTCGCCGACGAGCTGGAAAACGATTTTCAAGCCGACCTCGATCGCAGCGAACGGATCGACCTTACCGCGTGGCGCCATCGCCCGTGGCGCGAGCGGCTCCTCGGCCAACTCGCCACCGTTGTGCGCAGCCAGATTTGA